Part of the Mya arenaria isolate MELC-2E11 chromosome 8, ASM2691426v1 genome, TAGCTAAAATGCTGACAGAATGCAAGATAATTCTGCATACGGATCAtgacaaggtaagctataatgCTGACAGGAGGCGTGATAATTCCGCATATGGCTCGTTACAAGGTAGGCTATAATACTGACAGAAGGCATAATAATTCCGCATATAACTCTTGACAAAGCAGAATGCATGATCATTCCGCATTTAACTCTTGACATAGAAACCTATGCTGCGGACAGAGGGTATGGTCGTTCTGTATATATCTGTTTATGGAATGTTCTTTTCACGGGAAGACATCTGACAACtataaaaatagaattattttactctttgataccgaaattgcagaaaaagttacactttaagaaaaataaaattgattaaagGGGGAGCGAACCCACGCTGGTACagtcaaaagaaaaaaaatagataactgGCAACATAACCGATCGCCCACAAGGACTCttacaaaatttgaacaattatttGACCTATAATCCTTTGTTTAAAAGCGTTTGTCTAATGCTATCTAAAATCGTGCTCTTCAAGGACAATATGTTAgcatatatatcaacatttgttaaagggtTCCATTCATCAgtattttactttttacaatCTTAATGATTCGACACACTTTATTTCGACATAAAAAGGGGATTTTACCCTAACATCCGCGAGTcctttatcatatatatttattgcatacTGCGtgagtaaaaatgtattttccttATCAAAATAGTCAATTTATCCTAGACAACATAAGCTAGACTTCTACACATTTGTGAACTTTAACAATTGACCGGACACCACAGCAAATATGcagatcaatttaaaaagttgttttctaGTTGAAGTGTGTCAGTTTGAAGTCACATCAGATGGGTGCCGCTTTGTCAAATGTGAAAACTTTAGGAAACTGTTCCCCCGAAACACGATTTTTAAACGATAGATCAAGTTATAAACGAAGCACACCACTCAAAAACGTGGACGCTTGAATCATCTGAaacaaaaattttttttttaaatatttaaaaataacattacaacAACTTTACAGTCTACTTAAGAAAACTCAAGAAAACTATGTTAATCCCGGATAAAACTGCCACCTGTATGTACAGACTATCATCGTTGACAATACTAATATCctactacatgtataataaaaacgCGTGGGTGGGCAGGACCAAACATATTTAACTAATGTTTTCATGCTGCCAATAAAAAAGCCTCTAGTGACGAAACCACGTCGCCCACTCCCTTACATATTCCTGCACGTACACCCTGCACGTTCCCGCCAATATGCCTACGCCAAACGACAAATAAGAGACGACGAATCGTTTATTTTGAAacggtaaaatatatttaaaggaaCACCACTGGGATCCTCAAATGAATTTCTTCTATGCATTGAGTGTAAGTTCCATACTTAACTTTGCCCACTGACTTGTTGGTAATTTTAATCAGCtgattgttaaataaatgtaattttaataactttcaaccatttctttattctttcatttttaagcattcaaaatgtcaatactataaattaattgttcaCACTATATTTAAAGCACTTTCGAATAAATTATCATGATTATGAAGACATAATggcaaacaattgtataaagcttgatatatacatgtaactatgCCATCTGCAGTATATACTTATTTGCTGTTTTGACATAATTCTGTGAAAAATGAGACCTTTGTGactgtatgttatattttatgcaCAGCAACCAAAATCATAGTGCCATACACTATGCAGTATTTAAAGAGACTTgctaacattttattaaatggttAACGGGATAAGGGGAGTGATGGGGAAAGGGAGAGTGATATGGAAAAGAGGGGGATGGGCAAAGGGAGAGGGATGGGGAAAGGGGAGAGGGATGGGGATAGGGGAGGGATGGGGAAAGGGAGGGATGGGATAGGGATGGGGAAGGGGGGATGGGGAAAGGGAGGGATGGGGAAATGGGGGTGGGGAAGGGGAGGGATGGGGAAAGGGAGAGAGATGGGCAATAGGGGAGGGTTGGGGAAAGGGGAGGGATGGGATAGGGATGGGGAAAGGGGGGATGGGGAAAGGGGAGGGATGGGGAAAAGGAGGGATGGGATAGGGATGGGGAAGGGGGGATGGGGAAAGGGAGGGATGGGGAAATGGGGGATGCGGAAGGGGAGGGATGGGGAAAGGGAGAGAGATGGGCAATAGGGGAGGGTTGGGGAAAGGGGAGGGATGGGAAAAGGGAGAGGGATGGGCAAAGGGAGATGATGGGGAAAGGGAGAGGGATGGGCAATAGGGGAGGGTTGGGGAAAGAGGAGAAATGGGGAAAGGGAGAGGGATTGGGAACGGGGAGGATAGGGAAAAGGGAGAGGGATGAGGGAAGGGAGGGGATGGTGATAGGGATAGGAATGGACAAAGGTAGATGGATTGGGAAAGGGAGAAGGACGGGGAAAGGGGGAGGGCTGGGGAAAGGGAGAATGATGGGGAATCGGAGAGGGATAAGGACAAGAGGGGATTGGGAAAGGGAGATGAATGGGCTAAGGCAGAGGGATGGTGGAGGTTAGAAGGATGGACAAAAGGAGAGGGATGGGCAAAGGGATGGGATTGGGCAAAGGGAGAGGGATAAGGAAAGGGACGGGGGAAGGGAGATGGATGAGGAAAGCAAGGGAATGGGGAGAGGGATAGGAATGGGCAGAGGGAGAGGGGTGGGGAAAGGAAGAGTGACGGGGAAAGGGAACGGGATTGGGAAATGAAAAGGAATGGGCAAAGAGAGAGGTGAGAGAGAGGGGACAAATGGAGAGGGATGGGCAAAGGGAGAGGGACGGGCAAAGGGAGAGGGATGGGGAAAGGTAGAGAGATGCGAAAAAGGAGAGGGATGTAGAAAGGTAGAGGGATGGAGAAAGATAGAGTGATGGTGAAGAGAGAGGGAAGGGAAAAGGGAGAGGGATGGGAAAAGGCAGAGGGATGGGAAAAGTTAGAGGGATGGGGAAAGGGAGAGGGATGGGGAAAGATACAGGGATGGAGAAAGGGAGACGGGTGGGCAAAGTGAGAGGGATGGGAAAGAGGGAGGGTTGGGGAAAGGAGAGGGATGGGGAAAGGGAGAGGGATGGGGAAGGGGAGGATGGGGAAAAGGGAGAGGGATGAGGAAAGGGAGGGGATGGGGATAGGGATAGGAATGGACAAAGGGAGATGGATTGGGCAAGGGAGAGTGACGGGGAAAGGGGGAGGGCTGGGGAAAGGGAGGAGGTTGGGGAATCGGAGAGGGATAAGGAGAGGGAGGGGATGGGGAAATGGAGAGGGATGAGGAAAGGAGGGAGGGGATTGGGAAAGGGGGAGGAATGGGCTAAGGGAGAGGGTGGGTGGAGGTTAGACGGATGGACAAAGGAGAGGGATGGGGAAAGGCTGAGGGATGAGCAAAGGGATAGGATTTGGCACAGGGAGAGGGTGAGGAAAGGGAGAGGGACGGGGAAAAGGAGAGGGATTGGGAAATGAAAAGTAATAGGCAAAAGGAGAGGGCAGAGGGAGGGGGTAGAAGGATGGGCAAATGGAGAGGGATGGGCAAAGGGAGAGGGACGGGAAAAGGGAGAGGGATGGGGAAAGATAGAGGGATGCGAAAAAGGAGAGGTATGTAGAAAGATGGAGGGATGTAGAAAGGTAGAGGGATAGAGAAAGATAGAGTGATGGGAAAAGATAGAGGTAATGGGAAAATGGAGAGGGATAGGAAAAGGGGGAGGGATGGGGAAAGATAGAGGGATGGAGAAAGGGAGAGGGGTGGGCAAAGTGAGAGGGATGGAAAAGGGAGAGGGTTGGCGAAAGGTATTGGTAAAAAGGAGGGGAGAAGGGTAAAAGGTGAGGGCTGCGGAAATTGGGAGTGGAGGGATGTGGAGAGTGGAAGGCGGTTATTATATAGTGAAAATAGACAAGGAATGTAAAAATTTAGCGTGGAGATTGGAGAgggttttttttctgttcatcGTGAAGTTATCTCGCCAGtgttatagttttattattattattattattattattattattattattattattattattattattattattattatcatcatcattattataactattattattcggTTCTGCCTATTCACATCATTATCGGTCAATAAAATCCGGAGTCATTTTGATGTAAATACCTTGAGTATGTAGTGTCTTAAATCGCATGTTTACAAACGTTTTAACATAAACGTGAATCGATACAAAGGTGGTCTATGGACATGCGCAGTGGATGAAATTAATTTACTTCCTTGTTAGTTTAAAAGATCAACAGaataaaggtaaatattatttgtatttctttattaagaattgtttgaCCGACATTTAAAGCGAGATTGTGTggggaaaataataaaaaagcacaTTTGAACGATCTCTTATGCTGTTCTAAATTAGAACATCGATCACTACTTTCGTTTTGAAAATGATTCGTATAGACAAGGaattttatctttgtttaaggGCAGTGTTTTACTTGATCGTACTGAATCTGtgcaggggcggttccaggaatcaacgttagagggggcgtagcttaggggcgcaaccttttgacatgtacccctccctctgaaccgaaagtgtatggcataaactgtttgcatatggaTTGGGGGTTAAGCAatcaagaaaaattaacaatttgtagttggaaatgatgcattatgggcgtattttatttatttttttctcctaaattgacataaaaagtaaactgcgcccccctctaaatccgctagtgctgtgtgttttcatttgaatgaaACAGTAAGCTTATAAAAGTGATTCATATAGTTTGTTTACATAGATGGAGGTACCCGGGAAGAAGcgtgaccctgaccttgacaAGGGTTCCACTGACGCCACGGTCTACTGCCAGCCGTGTGGAGAAGGGGGTAAACGCGCTGTGGCCCAGGGCTTCTGTCAGACATGCGAGGAGTACATGTGCGCTCCCTGTGTCGAGTACCATAAGAGATTGAAGATGTCTAGGAACCACATTTTGCTGTCCAAAGATAGGATGCCCTCCTTCTACCCGACAACGAAGAAATCAGCTATCGCCGAAACGGATTATTGTAACCACCACCCGAAGGAGATGATCAAGTTTTATTGCCCGACCCACGGAGACCTTGGCTGTGGCGACTGTGTCGTACTTGACCATCGCAGCTGTAAAGTTGACTACATCGCTGATGTGGCTAAAGAATTTGTCATTGGAAATGAATTTAGAGAGCTGGAACCATCAATTAAACAAGCTGAAGATCTTTTATCAGGGCTTGTTAGTAACGTCAAGGAGATTTTTGGTGAAGTTGAAAACCAGTCTAAGGTTGAGATAGATAAACTGAGGAAGTTCCGTGCAGAAATAAACACATACCTGGACCGGCGCGAGAAGGAGTTGCTCGACAACATCGAGAAGGTCAAGACCGAGGATGAGAACGCGTTGACTGCACTTAAGACCGATTGTGAGTTGATGAAAACCCGACTTGAGGCCATAAAAACGGAACTGACTTCCGGTGACGTCTCGGTGAACCAGCGGTATGTTACGGCAAGGCGAGGTATGAAGGAGCTACGGGGAATTAATGACAATATGGAGAAGATGACTGATAGGATGAACGCCCGGAAGTACCAGTTTACTAAGGACGCGGACACGGAGCGGCTACTGGGATCGAAAATGGGCCTTGGAACACTTGACGTTGCGGGAGAGTTTCGAAAGAATAGTatgtttaaaaatcactttacaTGTTT contains:
- the LOC128244291 gene encoding ctenidin-3-like produces the protein MEKRGMGKGRGMGKGERDGDRGGMGKGRDGIGMGKGGWGKGGMGKWGWGRGGMGKGREMGNRGGLGKGEGWDRDGERGDGERGGMGKRRDGIGMGKGGWGKGGMGKWGMRKGRDGERERDGQ
- the LOC128242906 gene encoding uncharacterized protein LOC128242906 isoform X2 codes for the protein MEVPGKKRDPDLDKGSTDATVYCQPCGEGGKRAVAQGFCQTCEEYMCAPCVEYHKRLKMSRNHILLSKDRMPSFYPTTKKSAIAETDYCNHHPKEMIKFYCPTHGDLGCGDCVVLDHRSCKVDYIADVAKEFVIGNEFRELEPSIKQAEDLLSGLVSNVKEIFGEVENQSKVEIDKLRKFRAEINTYLDRREKELLDNIEKVKTEDENALTALKTDCELMKTRLEAIKTELTSGDVSVNQRYVTARRGMKELRGINDNMEKMTDRMNARKYQFTKDADTERLLGSKMGLGTLDVAGEFRKNIPVPDLSTVTWKNEADINVRTPQDQGTCVITALTLLSPGLFLLTDHDNSCAKLVDATTRTVTSRLELPGVPWDVCALPGDQAAVTLPVKSMIELLSTKEGQLSRGKEIKVSSGCHASTPPTLYVSDSTAQTVLQLSLDGKLLREYSDKKLKYPKSVMAVGPGQLLVCGNRSDNVMLLTERDGKMKEILGRKDGLTYPYSVSFCPHTRTLVVGMNGNDSLKVFSAN
- the LOC128244292 gene encoding ATP-dependent RNA helicase glh-2-like, giving the protein MGKGRGMGNRGGLGKEEKWGKGEGLGTGRIGKRERDEGREGMVIGIGMDKGRWIGKGRRTGKGGGLGKGRMMGNRRGIRTRGDWEREMNGLRQRDGGERGKGKGRGMGKGRGMGKVRGMGKGRGMGKDTGMEKGRRVGKVRGMGKREGWGKERDGERERDGEGEDGEKGEG
- the LOC128242906 gene encoding E3 ubiquitin-protein ligase TRIM71-like isoform X1; the encoded protein is MEVPGKKRDPDLDKGSTDATVYCQPCGEGGKRAVAQGFCQTCEEYMCAPCVEYHKRLKMSRNHILLSKDRMPSFYPTTKKSAIAETDYCNHHPKEMIKFYCPTHGDLGCGDCVVLDHRSCKVDYIADVAKEFVIGNEFRELEPSIKQAEDLLSGLVSNVKEIFGEVENQSKVEIDKLRKFRAEINTYLDRREKELLDNIEKVKTEDENALTALKTDCELMKTRLEAIKTELTSGDVSVNQRYVTARRGMKELRGINDNMEKMTDRMNARKYQFTKDADTERLLGSKMGLGTLDVAGEFRKNIPVPDLSTVTWKNEADINVRTPQDQGTCVITALTLLSPGLFLLTDHDNSCAKLVDATTRTVTSRLELPGVPWDVCALPGDQAAVTLPVKSMIELLSTKEGQLSRGKEIKVSSGCHGIAYNNNRLYVSYISNPHIEVMTLDGHIISTFQTVDGRQPFKLPYYLTVSASTPPTLYVSDSTAQTVLQLSLDGKLLREYSDKKLKYPKSVMAVGPGQLLVCGNRSDNVMLLTERDGKMKEILGRKDGLTYPYSVSFCPHTRTLVVGMNGNDSLKVFSAN